Proteins from a genomic interval of Pecten maximus chromosome 13, xPecMax1.1, whole genome shotgun sequence:
- the LOC117341020 gene encoding dentin sialophosphoprotein-like isoform X1 yields the protein MARNRKNGFQVTKMFRWLKDKKKQPRKSNDKGKSIEDDYGFRKGQSRNPTDALPEFLSDYGFNNGTCMRIPADVVRPVTCLRVPTRVPINGVQAVNSDPAYHIYEEIVDLPDLPLSIVDNKNLITQNNGAFNQNANSWSSISLHNQSNLISAEGHIQNRPNINDSGNGLIPKRSNVKSTEGPYMVVPIVCKTENESKCKDCACDDSIISDRFTCTCKCRKQFKKPESNYSEPWDSSESSCSVRFVSRKKSSCDRKTNSQPQRHDSTRSYVTSNSSECSSSSAKSSVASRSSGPDMDGNDTCCEYDMSTSSESDIAEEYRSYLDKVQQNLILKEQVRNIIHSLSNSGNVTEESSNTLERNSDVESVRTVSSLSGRSSQPTLSTGEVSDPDVLADQSESDDSSGYYEYSEERNGNSCSDDAANVQSSSNTESRKYYQHKHKSYKSKHKKMSTEVEHSILEDTEMYLLPSSKKDSECDNVRVYRKPLLLPPQQTVIYQDPNRSKTRSGNRLLGDLIRMNYDKQHMVRV from the exons ATGGCAAGAAATAGGAAAAATG GTTTCCAAGTCACAAAGATGTTTCGCTGGTTAAAAGATAAGAAAAAACAACCCAGGAAATCGAATGATAAAGGCAAATCTATAGAGGACGATTACGGATTCAGAAAAGGCCAGTCCAGGAATCCAACTGATGCTTTACCGGAATTCCTCTCGGATTACGGATTTAACAACGGAACATGCATGAGAATACCGGCAGACGTTGTGCGACCAGTCACGTGCCTGAGAGTTCCCACGAGAGTTCCCATCAATGGCGTCCAGGCTGTGAACAGTGACCCCGCCTACCACATTTACGAGGAGATAGTTGATCTACCCGACTTACCGTTATCGATAGTGGATAACAAGAATTTAATTACACAAAACAATGGTGCTTTTAATCAGAATGCAAATTCGTGGAGTTCTATTTCTTTACACAACCAGTCAAATCTCATTTCGGCAGAGGGACATATCCAAAATAGACCAAACATAAACGATTCCGGGAATGGACTAATACCcaaaaggtcaaatgtcaaatcGACAGAGGGGCCATACATGGTTGTTCCAATTGTTTGTAAAACAGAAAATGAATCAAAATGCAAGGACTGTGCATGTGATGATTCAATTATTTCAGACAGATTTACGTGCACGTGCAAGTGCCGGAAACAGTTTAAAAAGCCAGAGTCAAACTACAGTGAACCCTGGGACAGCAGTGAAAGTTCGTGTTCTGTTCGGTTTGTAAGTCGCAAAAAATCATCATGTGACAGAAAAACGAATTCCCAGCCACAACGTCACGACAGCACGCGCTCCTACGTCACATCGAACTCAAGTGAATGTAGTTCTAGCTCTGCCAAAAGTTCAGTTGCTTCCAGATCGTCTGGACCGGATATGGACGGAAATGATACTTGCTGTGAGTACGACATGAGTACATCAAGTGAATCAGATATCGCCGAAGAATATCGTTCTTACTTAGACAAAGTGCAACAGAACTTAATTCTCAAGGAGCAGGTTCGAAACATCATCCACTCGCTTAGCAACAGTGGGAATGTAACTGAGGAGAGTTCTAATACTCTCGAAAGAAATTCGGATGTTGAATCTGTCCGAACGGTGTCTAGTCTGTCCGGACGGTCGTCACAGCCGACACTTAGTACCGGGGAGGTGTCTGACCCGGATGTACTAGCTGACCAATCAGAATCTGACGATAGTAGTGGATATTATGAATATTCCGAGGAAAGAAACGGAAATAGTTGTTCAGATGACGCTGCAAATGTGCAGTCATCTTCAAATACAGAATCTCGCAAATATtaccaacacaaacacaaatcTTACAAATCAAAACACAAGAAGATGTCGACTGAAGTAGAACATTCCATATTGGAAGACACGGAGATGTACCTTTTACCTTCAAGTAAGAAAGACTCCGAATGTGATAACGTCCGAGTGTACCGAAAGCCTTTACTACTACCGCCCCAACAAACAGTGATTTACCAGGATCCAAACCGATCTAAAACAAGGAGTGGGAATAGGCTTCTGGGTGATCTGATTCGTATGAACTATGACAAACAGCACATGGTACGCGTATGA
- the LOC117341020 gene encoding dentin sialophosphoprotein-like isoform X3 — MEGFQVTKMFRWLKDKKKQPRKSNDKGKSIEDDYGFRKGQSRNPTDALPEFLSDYGFNNGTCMRIPADVVRPVTCLRVPTRVPINGVQAVNSDPAYHIYEEIVDLPDLPLSIVDNKNLITQNNGAFNQNANSWSSISLHNQSNLISAEGHIQNRPNINDSGNGLIPKRSNVKSTEGPYMVVPIVCKTENESKCKDCACDDSIISDRFTCTCKCRKQFKKPESNYSEPWDSSESSCSVRFVSRKKSSCDRKTNSQPQRHDSTRSYVTSNSSECSSSSAKSSVASRSSGPDMDGNDTCCEYDMSTSSESDIAEEYRSYLDKVQQNLILKEQVRNIIHSLSNSGNVTEESSNTLERNSDVESVRTVSSLSGRSSQPTLSTGEVSDPDVLADQSESDDSSGYYEYSEERNGNSCSDDAANVQSSSNTESRKYYQHKHKSYKSKHKKMSTEVEHSILEDTEMYLLPSSKKDSECDNVRVYRKPLLLPPQQTVIYQDPNRSKTRSGNRLLGDLIRMNYDKQHMVRV; from the exons ATGGAAG GTTTCCAAGTCACAAAGATGTTTCGCTGGTTAAAAGATAAGAAAAAACAACCCAGGAAATCGAATGATAAAGGCAAATCTATAGAGGACGATTACGGATTCAGAAAAGGCCAGTCCAGGAATCCAACTGATGCTTTACCGGAATTCCTCTCGGATTACGGATTTAACAACGGAACATGCATGAGAATACCGGCAGACGTTGTGCGACCAGTCACGTGCCTGAGAGTTCCCACGAGAGTTCCCATCAATGGCGTCCAGGCTGTGAACAGTGACCCCGCCTACCACATTTACGAGGAGATAGTTGATCTACCCGACTTACCGTTATCGATAGTGGATAACAAGAATTTAATTACACAAAACAATGGTGCTTTTAATCAGAATGCAAATTCGTGGAGTTCTATTTCTTTACACAACCAGTCAAATCTCATTTCGGCAGAGGGACATATCCAAAATAGACCAAACATAAACGATTCCGGGAATGGACTAATACCcaaaaggtcaaatgtcaaatcGACAGAGGGGCCATACATGGTTGTTCCAATTGTTTGTAAAACAGAAAATGAATCAAAATGCAAGGACTGTGCATGTGATGATTCAATTATTTCAGACAGATTTACGTGCACGTGCAAGTGCCGGAAACAGTTTAAAAAGCCAGAGTCAAACTACAGTGAACCCTGGGACAGCAGTGAAAGTTCGTGTTCTGTTCGGTTTGTAAGTCGCAAAAAATCATCATGTGACAGAAAAACGAATTCCCAGCCACAACGTCACGACAGCACGCGCTCCTACGTCACATCGAACTCAAGTGAATGTAGTTCTAGCTCTGCCAAAAGTTCAGTTGCTTCCAGATCGTCTGGACCGGATATGGACGGAAATGATACTTGCTGTGAGTACGACATGAGTACATCAAGTGAATCAGATATCGCCGAAGAATATCGTTCTTACTTAGACAAAGTGCAACAGAACTTAATTCTCAAGGAGCAGGTTCGAAACATCATCCACTCGCTTAGCAACAGTGGGAATGTAACTGAGGAGAGTTCTAATACTCTCGAAAGAAATTCGGATGTTGAATCTGTCCGAACGGTGTCTAGTCTGTCCGGACGGTCGTCACAGCCGACACTTAGTACCGGGGAGGTGTCTGACCCGGATGTACTAGCTGACCAATCAGAATCTGACGATAGTAGTGGATATTATGAATATTCCGAGGAAAGAAACGGAAATAGTTGTTCAGATGACGCTGCAAATGTGCAGTCATCTTCAAATACAGAATCTCGCAAATATtaccaacacaaacacaaatcTTACAAATCAAAACACAAGAAGATGTCGACTGAAGTAGAACATTCCATATTGGAAGACACGGAGATGTACCTTTTACCTTCAAGTAAGAAAGACTCCGAATGTGATAACGTCCGAGTGTACCGAAAGCCTTTACTACTACCGCCCCAACAAACAGTGATTTACCAGGATCCAAACCGATCTAAAACAAGGAGTGGGAATAGGCTTCTGGGTGATCTGATTCGTATGAACTATGACAAACAGCACATGGTACGCGTATGA
- the LOC117341020 gene encoding dentin sialophosphoprotein-like isoform X2 translates to MYDLTGFQVTKMFRWLKDKKKQPRKSNDKGKSIEDDYGFRKGQSRNPTDALPEFLSDYGFNNGTCMRIPADVVRPVTCLRVPTRVPINGVQAVNSDPAYHIYEEIVDLPDLPLSIVDNKNLITQNNGAFNQNANSWSSISLHNQSNLISAEGHIQNRPNINDSGNGLIPKRSNVKSTEGPYMVVPIVCKTENESKCKDCACDDSIISDRFTCTCKCRKQFKKPESNYSEPWDSSESSCSVRFVSRKKSSCDRKTNSQPQRHDSTRSYVTSNSSECSSSSAKSSVASRSSGPDMDGNDTCCEYDMSTSSESDIAEEYRSYLDKVQQNLILKEQVRNIIHSLSNSGNVTEESSNTLERNSDVESVRTVSSLSGRSSQPTLSTGEVSDPDVLADQSESDDSSGYYEYSEERNGNSCSDDAANVQSSSNTESRKYYQHKHKSYKSKHKKMSTEVEHSILEDTEMYLLPSSKKDSECDNVRVYRKPLLLPPQQTVIYQDPNRSKTRSGNRLLGDLIRMNYDKQHMVRV, encoded by the exons ATGTATGACTTAACAG GTTTCCAAGTCACAAAGATGTTTCGCTGGTTAAAAGATAAGAAAAAACAACCCAGGAAATCGAATGATAAAGGCAAATCTATAGAGGACGATTACGGATTCAGAAAAGGCCAGTCCAGGAATCCAACTGATGCTTTACCGGAATTCCTCTCGGATTACGGATTTAACAACGGAACATGCATGAGAATACCGGCAGACGTTGTGCGACCAGTCACGTGCCTGAGAGTTCCCACGAGAGTTCCCATCAATGGCGTCCAGGCTGTGAACAGTGACCCCGCCTACCACATTTACGAGGAGATAGTTGATCTACCCGACTTACCGTTATCGATAGTGGATAACAAGAATTTAATTACACAAAACAATGGTGCTTTTAATCAGAATGCAAATTCGTGGAGTTCTATTTCTTTACACAACCAGTCAAATCTCATTTCGGCAGAGGGACATATCCAAAATAGACCAAACATAAACGATTCCGGGAATGGACTAATACCcaaaaggtcaaatgtcaaatcGACAGAGGGGCCATACATGGTTGTTCCAATTGTTTGTAAAACAGAAAATGAATCAAAATGCAAGGACTGTGCATGTGATGATTCAATTATTTCAGACAGATTTACGTGCACGTGCAAGTGCCGGAAACAGTTTAAAAAGCCAGAGTCAAACTACAGTGAACCCTGGGACAGCAGTGAAAGTTCGTGTTCTGTTCGGTTTGTAAGTCGCAAAAAATCATCATGTGACAGAAAAACGAATTCCCAGCCACAACGTCACGACAGCACGCGCTCCTACGTCACATCGAACTCAAGTGAATGTAGTTCTAGCTCTGCCAAAAGTTCAGTTGCTTCCAGATCGTCTGGACCGGATATGGACGGAAATGATACTTGCTGTGAGTACGACATGAGTACATCAAGTGAATCAGATATCGCCGAAGAATATCGTTCTTACTTAGACAAAGTGCAACAGAACTTAATTCTCAAGGAGCAGGTTCGAAACATCATCCACTCGCTTAGCAACAGTGGGAATGTAACTGAGGAGAGTTCTAATACTCTCGAAAGAAATTCGGATGTTGAATCTGTCCGAACGGTGTCTAGTCTGTCCGGACGGTCGTCACAGCCGACACTTAGTACCGGGGAGGTGTCTGACCCGGATGTACTAGCTGACCAATCAGAATCTGACGATAGTAGTGGATATTATGAATATTCCGAGGAAAGAAACGGAAATAGTTGTTCAGATGACGCTGCAAATGTGCAGTCATCTTCAAATACAGAATCTCGCAAATATtaccaacacaaacacaaatcTTACAAATCAAAACACAAGAAGATGTCGACTGAAGTAGAACATTCCATATTGGAAGACACGGAGATGTACCTTTTACCTTCAAGTAAGAAAGACTCCGAATGTGATAACGTCCGAGTGTACCGAAAGCCTTTACTACTACCGCCCCAACAAACAGTGATTTACCAGGATCCAAACCGATCTAAAACAAGGAGTGGGAATAGGCTTCTGGGTGATCTGATTCGTATGAACTATGACAAACAGCACATGGTACGCGTATGA